One genomic segment of Mytilus galloprovincialis chromosome 5, xbMytGall1.hap1.1, whole genome shotgun sequence includes these proteins:
- the LOC143075352 gene encoding protein rolling stone-like, with product MGWKDYFLLSEFKLDYSKPNDFIKFQCGYHKLYLGWRIFWALYHLVWIILTGVYSYQWAGDDPAQQVKWFIYLTDWAYFVLTFSTIIDAICVVYIAVKRDDILLGACSEMPWYLKVDWVFFNVSNSASILVTMLYWGLIYSSSSTQTAVNIETHGLNMVYVLINLFLTGIPVRFYHLFHPMVFGAVYVVFSIIYKILGGTNAQEKSYIYSSFDWSNTGYTTGLSLITVLVAIPICHIILFLLFLLRIFVNKKCCSRTEIQNTATSVDNKSYSPEHHFELEDKNEVKIDMDTPLANKKS from the exons tgtGGTTACCACAAGCTTTATCTAGGTTGGCGTATATTTTGGGCGTTGTACCATTTAGTTTGGATTATTTTGACTGGAGTTTATAGTTACCAATGGGCTGGAGATGACCCTGCACAGCAGGTGAAATGGTTTATTTATTTAACAGACTGGGCATACTTTGTCCTGACATTTTCTACCATCATTGACGCTATATGTGTTGTATACATTGCTGTCAAAAGAGATGACATACTTCTAG GTGCATGTTCTGAAATGCCATGGTATCTGAAAGTTGATTGGGTGTTTTTTAACGTTTCAAATTCAGCAAGTATTTTAGTAACAATGCTGTACTGGGGATTAATTTATTCAA gttcCAGTACACAAACAGCAGTAAACATAGAAACACACGGATTAAATATGGTGTACGTTTTAATCAACTTATTCCTGACTGGAATCCCTGTGCGTTTCTATCATCTCTTCCATCCAATGGTATTTGGTGCAGTGTATGTCGTGTTCTCTATTATATACAAGATATTAGGAGGTACCAATGCTCAGgagaaatcatatatatattcCAGCTTTGACTGGAGCAACACTGGATACACTACCGGTTTGTCACTGATAACTGTACTCGTAGCGATTCCAATTTGTCATATCATCTTATTTCTTCTGTTCCTTTTAAGAATTTTTGTGAACAAAAAATGTTGTTCTCGTACAGAGATTCAAAACACCGCTACATCTGTTGACAATAAATCTTACAGCCCTGAACATCACTTCGAACTAGAAGAcaaaaatgaagtaaaaataGATATGGATACGCCATTGGCAAACAAGAAATCATGA